The DNA window ACGCCGCAGACAGCGCGTCGACGTCAAGCCGCCCACGCATACGCAACGCCACCGCCATGTTGAAAACCGGCGAGGGGCCCTGCAACTGCTCAAGGAACCACAACCGCCCTTGACCAAACGACAACGGAATCACCGCAGGACGCTCACCAGCCACAAGCGGCTCGAGCCCACCGACTTCCGTCCGGAGACGCGGCGCGATCTGCGCGATGGTGGGTGCGGTGAACAGAGTGCGCACGTTGAGGTGGGTGTTCAGGGATTTGTTGATTGCCGCGATCAGGCGCATCGCTGATAGTGAGTCTCCGCCGAGGTCGAAGAAGGAGTCATCGACTCCGACCCGGGCCAACCCGAGTACCTGAGCGTAGATGCCGGCCAAGACCTCCTCGACCGCCGAACCCGGGGCGCGATAAGGACTTTCCTGATACTGCGGGGCCGGCAGCGCCCGAGTATCGAGCTTGCCGTTGGCAGTCAACGGCAACGCATCGATCACCACCACCGCCGCGGGAACCATATAGGCCGGCAACCGCTCACCTAGCCGCGCGCGGATCTCGACGGGATCAGCAGTGCCGGTGAGATACCCCACCAACCGCTTATCACCGGGGCGGTCCTCCCGCACGATCACCACCGCCGCGCTAACCCCCTGCAGCGCGGCCAACGCAGCCTGCACCTCGCCCAGTTCGATGCGATACCCGCGGATCTTGACCTGCTCATCAGCACGCCCCAGATACTGCAACTGCCCATCAGCACCCCAGCGCACCAAATCCCCAGTGCGATACATCCGTTGACCGGACACCCCGAACGGACACGCCACAAACCGCGACCCCGTCAACCCCGCCCGACCCAGATAACCGACCCCCAACCCATGACCGGCGGCATACAGTTCACCGACCACCCCGACCGGCACCGGCCGCAACCACCCATCCAAAACAAACAACGCCGCCCCCGGCACCGGCGCGCCGATCGACGGTGTCCCCGAACCCGGCGCCAACGGCGCACTGACCGTCACACACATCGTCGTCTCGGTCGGCCCATAAGCGTTGGTCATCAACCGCCCCGGCGCCCACCGATCCACCAACTCCGCCGAACAGGCCTCCGCCGCCACCACCAACGCCGTGGCCTCCAACACCTGCGGCGACAACGCCGAGAGCGCCGAGGGAGTCTGGTGCAACACACTGACTTGTTCCTCGACCAGCAACGCCTGCAAATCCTCGGACACCGAGGCCACCTCTTCGGGCACCACCAACAGCCGAGACCCATGCAACAACGCACCCCAGATCTCTTCGACCGAGGCGTCAAACGCATACGAATACCACTGCGACCACACCTGACCTGGCCCCGAAGGCATCCCCACATGCAACAACGCCAGCCACTGGGTCACATTGTGATGAGTGGTCCCCACCCCCTTGGGAACACCGGTGGTGCCCGAGGTGTAGACGATGTGGGCGATATCGTCGCCGGCTGGCACCGGCAACCCCGTAACCGGCTGCGCGCCAACGGCTTCATCAGCCACATCGACGACCACCACCGGATACCCGTCAAACCGCGACGCCAGTTCGGCAGTACTGACCGCCACCACCGGCGCAGCATCACCCATCATGAACTCGATCCGCGCATCAGGCACCACCGGATCCATCGGCAAATACGCCGCCCCCGACTTGAGCACAGCCAAAATCGCGACGATCGCCTCCGCCGACCGCGAAAACAGCAACGCCACACACTGGCCAGGACCCGCCCCATACCCAACCAACAAGTGCGCCAACCGATTAGCGTTCTCGTCCAACTCCCGATACGTCCACGACCGCCCCAAACAACTAACAGCCACCGCCTCAGGAGTACGAGCCACCTGCGCAGCGAACAACTCCGGAATCGACACCCCCACAGGCACAGGCTCAGCCAACACCGCCCTGGCGTGCCCTCTGTTCTCCGGACTGCGGACCAAATAGGGTCCGACTGGAAAGGATGAACGGCATTGGCGAAGAAATATCAGAAGTTCTCACCGGAGTTTCGGGAGGAAACGGCCCGACTGGTGGTGGACGGGCAGAAGTCCATCGCCGAGGTCGCGCGCGAACACGGGCTCAGTGATACCACTGTCGGCAACTGGGTTCGGAAGTATCGAGAAACGCATGCCACCGACGAGCCGCCGCTGGAATTATCTGAACGTGCTCGGCTGCGTGAATTGGAACGCGAGAACCGAGAAATGGCGATGGAACTCGCCTTCTTAAAAAAAGCAGCAGCGTACTTCGCGAAGGAGCCACGGTGAGCCAGAAATACGCGTTCATCGCCGCGGAGCACGCTGACGGTGCCACCTTTGCGGGCATGGCTCCCACGATCGTGCAGATGCTGAAATGGCTGGGGGTGTCGAAATCGGGGTTCTACGAGTGGTGGGGCCGGCCGGCGAGTGCGGCGATGTGCCGCCGCGAGGAACTCAAGCTCAAGATCGCCGCACTGTTCACGTCTTTCGGCGCCGTGTACGGGTATCGGCGCATCCACGCCGAGTTGGTCCGCGCCGGTGAACGGGTAGGCCCAGAGTTGGTGCGCACACTGATGCGCGAGTTGAATCTCGTTGCACTGCAACCGAAACCTTACAAGCGGACCACTATCGCCGGCGAGTCCGCCACCGCGGTGCCTGATCTGGTGGCCCGTGACTTCACCGCGGATCGGCCCGGGGTGAAGCTGGTCGGTGACATCACCTATATCCGGACCTGGGCTGGGTGGCTGTATTGGCGACCGTGATCGACTGCTTCAACAAAGAAGTGATCGGTTACGCGATGGCCGATCACATGTGTACCGAGCTGGTCACCGGCGCCCTGGAGATGGCTGCCCGCAACCACGCCCTGGAACCGGGATGCATTATGCACACCGACCGCGGGACGCAATACACCTCGACCGATTACGCCATTAAAATCGCCGACCTTGATATGAGAGCCTCGCTGGGGCGGACCGGAATATGTTGGGATAACGCGCTCGCAGAATCATTCTTTGCAGCCCTGAAAAATGAACGTGTGCACCACATGGTGTATCCGACGCGGAAGAAAGCAAGAGCTGATATTGCCCGCTATATCGAACTGTTCTATAATCGGCGCAGACTTCACTCCGCGTTGGGCTACCGCACGCCGCATGAAGTCCGCATCGAATACATGAATTCACAGCTCGCGGCATAATTCCCGCGAAATCGGCTCTTCGATTTTGAGCGGGCAATCAGCATGATGTCTGGGTTGCGGCCCGCTGTTTGCGGGTGCAGTGGAAGCGTATCCGGCGGGCCGAGTTTTCTGTGTTTCTGAACCCGCACGCTGTGCGTTTGACCTGCTTGACGAGCCGGTTGTAGCCCTCGGTGCCGGCGTTGGTGATGCCGGTGGCGATGAAGGCGTTGATCTCGGGCCACCAGGTGTCCACGGTGGTGGCCAGGGTCAGCAGCTCCGGGATCTGCGAATCGATGCACCAGGACAGGAACCGGTGCAGGCGGTGCCGGGTCAGGTGCGGGTCGCCGCCGACGCGCACGGTGGACAGCAGGGTGCGCAGTTCTTCCTTGGCGATCCACGCTGAAAGGATCTGACCGGTGTCGTCAGCGGCGATGAGGGCGTTCCACATTTTGGCGAAACTCTTGCCCGACAGGCGTTCCCGAGCGCGCAGCAACCGTCGCCGGTTGGCCCATTCCGGGTCGATCTTGCGACCACGACGCTCACGTAGATCCCAGGTGACCCGTTGACGCACCTTGGTCACCGCGTCGTTGCCGAGCTTCACCAGGTGGAAGTGATCGACCACGATCGTCGCGTTGGGCAACAAGCCGGGTGTGCGGATCGCTGTCGCGTAGACCGCGGCCGGGTCGATGGCCACGTAGGCCACGCCCGCGCGGAAGGCTTCGGTGCGCTCAGAGAGCCAGTCGATGACCGCTGCGCCGGTGCGGCCTTCCCGTTGCCCCAGCAGGCCCTGATCGCCGGCCAGGTCGACGAACCCGGTGTCCCACGGGTCCACCCGCACCCACCCCTGCGTCACCGCGCAGTGTTCCCACCTGGGCTTTCCGCGGCGGGTCTCATCGATGCCCAGCACCGCGGTGGGCTGCGGTTCGACTAGCAGCGACTCGGCGTGGGCGACGAACGCGCGGTGCGCGGTCGGCCACGACACGCCGTGGCTGTTTGCGACCTCGGCCACAGAACGGGCCGCATCCCCGATCGCCGCACCGACCTGAGTGCGCAACCGCAGAGTTGTGCGGGCCCGCGCCGGCACCTGCGCGATGGACTCGGTGAAGGACCCGCGTTCACAGTAGTCCTCCCGGCAACGCCACCGGGTCTTGTGCCACCGCAGCATGATTCGCGCTTCACCGTAGGGGATATCCTTCGGTGCGGTGGCGACTCGGGCCTTCACCGAGGTGGACAACACCCCACACGACGGGCACGCCGCCGCGGACTCGCTCGCGGTCACCGCGTGCACTACTCGCGTCCCGTCGGCCCAGCGCTCGACACGCTCAACCCGCACTCCTGGCAGCCCAAACAACAATGTCGTACCGTCGGACACGGCCCTTGGTTCCCTTCGTCAGCCTGAATGCTTCGCAACTTTCAGACTTCGGAAGACCAAGGGCCTCCCCATGCAGCGACACGCCCTACGAGAGCGAAATCACAACTGCCCCATTAAAATCGAAGAGCCGCGAAATCCGCAGTCCTAAAAGCGCGGAGCAGGCCAAAGTGCGCCAACCGATTAGCGTTCTCGTCCAACTCCCGATACGTCCACGACCGCCCCAAACAACTAACAGCCACCGCCTCAGGAGTACGAGCCACCTGCGCAGCGAACAACTCCGGAATCGACACCCCCACAGGCACAGGCTCAGCCAACACCGCCCGATTACCAATCAGATCCAAACGCGCATGCTCACCAACATCAACCACATCGACCGCCGACAACCGCCGCAACGGATCACCAACCATCGCCACCAACACCCGCTGCAACCGATCAACCAACGCCTCGATGGTCGCGGCATCAAACACATCAGTACGGAACTCCACCGCACCGCAGATCCCGGCCAGCACACCATCGTCACTGAATCGTTCAGCCAGCGAGAACATCACATCCATTCGGGCAGTACGGGTTTCGACCGGCAGCGTGCTAGCCTGCACCTCGCCCAAACTCAGCTCTGGGGAGGCGCCGTGGTTGAGGCCGGTGAAGTTCTGCCAAGCCAACGCCACCTGCACCAAAGGGTGATGGGTCAGACTGCGGTTCGGGTTGAGCCGTTCCACCAGCACCTCGAAGGGCACATCTTGGTGCTCGTAGGCGCTCAGGCTGCGTTGGCGCACCTGGGCCAGCACCTGCGCGACGGTGGGGTCACCGCTCGCGTCGATGCGCAACACCAATGTGTTGACGAAGAACCCGACCACCTCATCGAGGGCCCGGTCGTTGCGCCCGGCGACGGGGAATCCGACTGCGACATCGGTGCTGGCGCTCAGCTGCGACAACAGCATTGCCAGGGCGGCCTGCACCACCATGAAGCTCGTGACGTCATGCTCGCGGGCCACTCG is part of the Mycolicibacterium tusciae JS617 genome and encodes:
- a CDS encoding amino acid adenylation domain-containing protein; protein product: MFLRQCRSSFPVGPYLVRSPENRGHARAVLAEPVPVGVSIPELFAAQVARTPEAVAVSCLGRSWTYRELDENANRLAHLLVGYGAGPGQCVALLFSRSAEAIVAILAVLKSGAAYLPMDPVVPDARIEFMMGDAAPVVAVSTAELASRFDGYPVVVVDVADEAVGAQPVTGLPVPAGDDIAHIVYTSGTTGVPKGVGTTHHNVTQWLALLHVGMPSGPGQVWSQWYSYAFDASVEEIWGALLHGSRLLVVPEEVASVSEDLQALLVEEQVSVLHQTPSALSALSPQVLEATALVVAAEACSAELVDRWAPGRLMTNAYGPTETTMCVTVSAPLAPGSGTPSIGAPVPGAALFVLDGWLRPVPVGVVGELYAAGHGLGVGYLGRAGLTGSRFVACPFGVSGQRMYRTGDLVRWGADGQLQYLGRADEQVKIRGYRIELGEVQAALAALQGVSAAVVIVREDRPGDKRLVGYLTGTADPVEIRARLGERLPAYMVPAAVVVIDALPLTANGKLDTRALPAPQYQESPYRAPGSAVEEVLAGIYAQVLGLARVGVDDSFFDLGGDSLSAMRLIAAINKSLNTHLNVRTLFTAPTIAQIAPRLRTEVGGLEPLVAGERPAVIPLSFGQGRLWFLEQLQGPSPVFNMAVALRMRGRLDVDALSAALADVVGRHESLRTIFPDSDGVPYQEVVAPERADFGWEVVDAIAWPQDQLAEAIGVAARHTFDLATEIPLRAWLFSVAEDEHVLAAVVHHIAADGWSLTPLVADLSVAYAGRCRGRAPGWDSLPVQYADYALWQRTQFGDLDDSESPIGVQLAYWQQTLAGMPERLVLPTDRPYPQVAGYGGATVAVDWPAELQQRIRAVAREHNATSFMVVQAALAVLLSKISACADVAVGFAVAGRSDLALEELVGFFVNTLVLRVDVGGDPTVGDLLAQVRARSLEGLDHQDVPFELLVERLNPIRSLSHHPLVQVGLTWQNLAGHHAPASMLDLGDLQIAPMPLQAKAARMDLTFSLGERWTDDGVLAGICGAVEFRTDVFDAATIEAWPAPRF
- a CDS encoding ISL3 family transposase; the protein is MSDGTTLLFGLPGVRVERVERWADGTRVVHAVTASESAAACPSCGVLSTSVKARVATAPKDIPYGEARIMLRWHKTRWRCREDYCERGSFTESIAQVPARARTTLRLRTQVGAAIGDAARSVAEVANSHGVSWPTAHRAFVAHAESLLVEPQPTAVLGIDETRRGKPRWEHCAVTQGWVRVDPWDTGFVDLAGDQGLLGQREGRTGAAVIDWLSERTEAFRAGVAYVAIDPAAVYATAIRTPGLLPNATIVVDHFHLVKLGNDAVTKVRQRVTWDLRERRGRKIDPEWANRRRLLRARERLSGKSFAKMWNALIAADDTGQILSAWIAKEELRTLLSTVRVGGDPHLTRHRLHRFLSWCIDSQIPELLTLATTVDTWWPEINAFIATGITNAGTEGYNRLVKQVKRTACGFRNTENSARRIRFHCTRKQRAATQTSC